From Rhodococcus sp. B7740:
CGACTGACCGAGTTCTCCGATGTGCCCGCCTCGACTCCGGAGTCCACCGCTCTGGCCAAGGAGCTCAAGCGGCGGGGCCTACGGTTCGTCGGTCCGACAACTGCCTACGCCTTGATGCAGGCCACCGGAATGGTCGACGATCACCTGTCGGGGTGTTGGGTGCAGGTCGTCAATACCGACTCCGGTTCCCGGTATCGACGACGATAGGGAAGAATAGGGGACAACACCCGTCGCCCCGCGACGAAATTGTCTTTTTGGCCTAGGCGCCGAGCTGGTGGGCGCAGATCTGGAGGGAGCAGAGGATGGCGGCGATGAAGCCCCGGACCGGGGACGGTCCCCTCGAAGCAACCAAAGAGGGACGAGGAATCGTCATGCGCGTCCCGCTCGAGGGGGGCGGCCGATTGGTCGTCGAATTGACCCCCGACGAGGCCGCGGCGCTCGGTGACGAATTGAAGGGTGTCACCGGCTGACCGTTCTGTCGATCGATCATCGCTCAGCCCCGCTCGCCGTGACGGCAAGCGGGGCTTTGTGTTGTGTTCACGACTGTGTCGTCCGGCAGAGTCGTGACGGAGGAGGTGTCCGATGCTGACCGACGTCGTGGACGTGCTTCTGTGTCCGCAGTGCCGAGCACGCGAGGTCGACTCCGGGCTCGGTGTCGGCGACACGGATCGGGCGCTGTGGTGCGATCGAGGGCACTCGTTCGATGTCGCTCGGCAGGGGTACGTCAGTCTGCTGACCGGTGACGGCGGCAAGTTCACCGGCGATTCGGCCGAGATGATCGCCGCGCGCGATGCGTTCCTGGGGGAGGGGCACTTCGACCCGATTGCCCGAGCAGTGTCTGCGGGGGTCCCGGTGGACAGCGAGTTGGTGCTCGACGTCGGGGTCGGAACCGGTCACTATCTCGCGGCTGTTCTCGACGACCACCCCGAGGCTCGGGGGATGGGCGTCGACGTGTCGAAGTTCGCGGCCAGGCGCGCTGCGCGGTCCCATCCCCGGCTGGGGTCCGTGGTCGCCGACATCTGGAGCGGACTTCCGGTGCGGTCGGGTGCCCTGTCCGCGGTGACGTGCGTCTTCGCTCCGCGCAACGCCGGAGAACTGAATCGGGTACTCGTCGACGACGGCGTGTTGGTGGTCGTCACGCCCACGACGCGGCATCAGCGCGAGCTGCGGGGGCCGCTGGGACTCATCGGTGTCGACGAGGACAAGCCCCGCCGCCTGAGCGAATCGTTGTCCGGTCTGTTCGAACCGGTCACGGAATCTCCGCTGGAATACTCGATGATGCTTTCGCACAACGACATCGAGGCTTTGATCGGCATGGGCCCGTCGGCGCGTCACGGTGACCCCGAGGCGCGGGCTGCGGCGCTGACGCAGCTACCGGACACCACTGAGGTCACCGCGTCGGTGACGGTGTCGACCTATCGCAAGACGAATCGCTGAGTCGTCCCGATCAGCGGCGGCGCGCCAGAGCGTCGTTGTAGACGGCGAGAGTCTGCTTCGCGATCGACGCCCAGGAGAACTCGGCGACGGCCCGCTCTCGACCCGCCTTGCCCATCGCTGCCGCGAGCGCGGGATCGAGGGCGACCTCGTTGACGGTCTCGGCCAGGTTCCGCTCGAAGGCATCGGGTTCGTAGGAGTTGTAGTGCACCAGGCGTCCGGTGCGGCCCTCGTCGACGACCTCGGGAATGCCGCCGACATCCGATGCCACCACAGCAGTTTCGCAGGCCATCGCCTCGAGGTTGACGATGCCCAGTGGCTCGTACACCGAGGGGCAGACGAAGACGGCTGCTGCAGTGAGGATCTCGCGAATCTTGTCGGTGGGCAGCATGTCCTTGACCCAGAACACACCGCCGCGCTGCTCGGCGAGCAGGGCGACGGCCCGCTCGGTTTCCGCGGCGATCTCCGGAGTGTCGGGGGCACCAGCGCACAGGACGAGTTGGATCGACGGGTCGAAGTGGTGGGCGGCAGCGATCAGGTGGCCCACACCCTTCTGCCTGGTGATGCGGCCGACGAACGCGACGATCGGCTTGCTTCGATCGACGCCGATCTCGTCCAGAGTTGCGGTGCCCTGGTCGGCGAACCACCGCTGCGTGTCGATTCCGTTGCGCACCACATGAACACGGCTCGGATCGAGCCGCGGGTACGCGTCGAGCACGTCTTTGGCCATGCCCTCGCTGACGGCGATGACCGCGTCTGCGTATTCCACGGCATTGCGCTCGGACCACGACGAGATGCGGTAGCCGCCGCCGAGCTGCTCGGCCTTCCACGGCCGTCGTGGTTCGAGTGAGTGTGCGGTGAGGATGTGCGGAACGTCGTACAACTCGGCGGCGAGATGGCCCGCGAGGCCGGTGTACCAGGTGTGTGAGTGCACCACATCGGCGTCGGCGGCGGCGTTGGCCATCCGCAGCTCGGCCGACAGCGTCGTCAACGCGGCGTTCGCTCCGGCGAGTGCGGGATCGGGGTCGTGCACCTGCGCGGTGTCGCGCGGC
This genomic window contains:
- a CDS encoding DUF3117 domain-containing protein, with protein sequence MAAMKPRTGDGPLEATKEGRGIVMRVPLEGGGRLVVELTPDEAAALGDELKGVTG
- a CDS encoding methyltransferase domain-containing protein: MLTDVVDVLLCPQCRAREVDSGLGVGDTDRALWCDRGHSFDVARQGYVSLLTGDGGKFTGDSAEMIAARDAFLGEGHFDPIARAVSAGVPVDSELVLDVGVGTGHYLAAVLDDHPEARGMGVDVSKFAARRAARSHPRLGSVVADIWSGLPVRSGALSAVTCVFAPRNAGELNRVLVDDGVLVVVTPTTRHQRELRGPLGLIGVDEDKPRRLSESLSGLFEPVTESPLEYSMMLSHNDIEALIGMGPSARHGDPEARAAALTQLPDTTEVTASVTVSTYRKTNR
- the glgA gene encoding glycogen synthase, whose translation is MRVAMMTKEYPPEIYGGAGVHVTELTAQLKSLCDVDIHCMGAPRDTAQVHDPDPALAGANAALTTLSAELRMANAAADADVVHSHTWYTGLAGHLAAELYDVPHILTAHSLEPRRPWKAEQLGGGYRISSWSERNAVEYADAVIAVSEGMAKDVLDAYPRLDPSRVHVVRNGIDTQRWFADQGTATLDEIGVDRSKPIVAFVGRITRQKGVGHLIAAAHHFDPSIQLVLCAGAPDTPEIAAETERAVALLAEQRGGVFWVKDMLPTDKIREILTAAAVFVCPSVYEPLGIVNLEAMACETAVVASDVGGIPEVVDEGRTGRLVHYNSYEPDAFERNLAETVNEVALDPALAAAMGKAGRERAVAEFSWASIAKQTLAVYNDALARRR